In Manis pentadactyla isolate mManPen7 chromosome 3, mManPen7.hap1, whole genome shotgun sequence, a single window of DNA contains:
- the NOTCH1 gene encoding neurogenic locus notch homolog protein 1: protein MPPLLAPLLCLSLLPALDARGLRCSQPSETCLNGGKCEVSPNGTEACVCSSAFVGQRCQAPNPCLSAPCKNAGTCHAVDRGGAADYTCSCRLGFSGPLCLTPQDNACLANPCRHGGTCDLLTLSEYKCRCPPGWSGKTCQQADPCASNPCANGGQCLPFEASYICGCPPGFHGPTCRQDVNECIQNPGLCRHGGTCHNEVGSYRCACRATHAGPHCELPYVPCSPSPCQNGGTCRPTGDTTHECACLPGFTGQNCEENVDDCPGNSCRNGGACVDGVNTYNCRCPPEWTGQYCTEDVDECQLMPNACQNGGTCHNSHGGYNCVCVNGWTGEDCSENIDDCASAACFHGATCHDRVASFYCECPHGRTGLLCHLNDACISNPCNEGSNCDTNPVNGKAICTCPSGYTGPACSQDVDECSLGANPCEHAGKCLNTLGSFECQCLQGYTGPRCEIDVNECVSSPCQNDATCLDQIGEFQCICMPGYEGVHCEVNTDECASSPCLQNGRCLDKINEFVCECPTGFSGHLCQYDVDECASTPCRNGAKCLDGPNTYTCVCSEGYTGAHCEVDIDECHPDPCHYGSCRDGVAAFTCLCQPGYTGHHCETNINECHSQPCRHGGTCQDRDNAYVCLCPKGTTGPSCETNLDDCASSPCDSGTCLDKLDGYECACEPGYTGSMCNINIDECAASPCHNGGTCEDGVNSFTCRCPEGYHGPTCLSEVNECNSNPCVHGACRDSLNGYKCECDPGWSGANCGVNNNECESNPCVNGGSCRDMTGGYVCTCREGFSGPNCQTNINECASNPCLNQGTCIDGVAAYKCICPLPYTGALCEVVLAPCAPSPCRNGGKCRESEDYESFSCICPTGWQGQTCEVDINECVTSPCRNGATCQNANGSYRCHCQAGYTGRNCEVDIDDCRPNPCHNGGSCTDGINTAFCDCLPGFQGPFCEEDINECASSPCRHGGNCTDCVDSYTCTCPTGFSGIHCENNTPDCTESSCFNGGTCVDGINSFTCLCPPGFTGSYCQHDVNECDSRPCLHGGTCQDSYGAYRCTCPQGYTGLNCQNLVRWCDSSPCKNGGKCWQTDTLYRCECPGGWTGLYCDVPSVSCEEAARQQGVHVTRLCRHGGLCVNASNTHHCRCPAGYAGSYCEDPVDECSPSPCQNGATCTDYPGGYSCECVAGYRGVNCSEEINECLSHPCQNGGTCIDLINTYKCSCPRGTQGVRCEIDVDDCDPPIDPVSRGPRCFNSGTCVDQLGGYSCACPPGFVGERCEGDVNECLSNPCDARGTQSCVQRVNDFHCECRAGHTGRRCESVINGCKGRPCRNGGTCAVASNTARGFICKCPAGFEGATCENDARACGSLRCLNGGTCISGPRSPTCLCLGPFTGPECQFPASSPCMGANPCYNQGSCEPTPESPFYRCLCPARFNGLLCHILDYSFGGGVGLDIPPPQIEEACGLPECRAEAGDKVCSPRCNNHACGWDGGDCSLDFNDPWQNCTQSLQCWKYFSNGRCDSQCSSAGCLFDGFDCQRTEGQCNPLYDQYCRDHFRDGHCDQGCNSAECEWDGLDCAEHVPERLAAGTLVLVVLTPPEQLRNHSLLFLRELSRLLHTNVVFKRDAHGRHMIFPYYGREEELRKHPVRRSVDGWAAPGALLGQVKAALLPGLRGGRRRRELDPMDIRGSIVYLEIDNRQCIQSSSQCFQSTTDVAAFLGALASLGSLNIPYKIEAVQSETVEPPPAPQLHFMYVAVVASVLLFFVGCGVLLSRKRRRQHGQLWFPEGFKVSEASKKKRREPLGEDSVGLKPLKNASDGALMDDSQNEWGDEGLDAKKFRFEEPVVLPDLDDQTDHRQWTQQHLDAADLRVPATAPTPPQGEADTDCMDVNVRGPDGFTPLMIASCSGGGLETGNSEEEEDAPAVISDFIYQGASLHNQTDRTGETALHLAARYSRSDAAKRLLEASADANIQDNMGRTPLHAAVSADAQGVFQILIRNRATDLDARMHDGTTPLILAARLAVEGMLEDLINSHADVNAVDDLGKSALHWAAAVNNVEAAVVLLKNGANKDMQNNKEETPLFLAAREGSYETAKVLLDHFANRDITDHMDRLPRDIAQERMHHDIVRLLDEYSLVRSPQLHSATLGGAPTLSPPLCSPNGYLSNLKPAVQGKKARKPSTKGLACGSKEAKDLKARRKKAQDGKGCLLDTASVLSPVDSLESPHGYLSDVASPPLLPSPFQQSPAVPLNHLPGMPDAHLGVSHLSVAAKPEMAALGGGSRLAFEVGPPRLSHLPVASSTSTVLGASSGAMNFTVGGATGLNGQCEWLSRLQNGLVPNQYNPLRGSVAPGTLGSQAPTLQHGLMGPLHSGLSATALSQMMSYQALPSARLATQPHLVQTQQVQVPQQSLQPPNIQPQHSLQTQPPQPHLGVSSAASGHLGRSFLGGEPSQADVQPLGPSGLAAHTILPQDNQVLPTSLPTSLAPPMTTAQFLTPPSQHSYSSPVDNTPSHQLQVPEHPFLTPSPESPDQWSSSSPRSNISDWSEGISSPPTSMQSQTSHIPEAFK, encoded by the exons CTGCAGCAGTGCCTTCGTGGGCCAGCGGTGCCAGGCACCCAACCCCTGCCTCAGTGCCCCCTGCAAGAACGCCGGGACGTGCCACGCAGTGGACCGCGGTGGTGCGGCGGACTATACCTGCAGCTGCCGCCTGGGCTTCTCCGGGCCCCTTTGCCTGACGCCCCAAGACAACGCCTGCCTCGCCAACCCCTGCCGCCACGGTGGCACCTGTGACCTGCTCACACTCAGCGAGTACAAGTGCCGCTGCCCCCCGGGCTGGTCAG GGAAGACATGTCAGCAGGCAGACCCATGTGCCTCTAACCCCTGTGCCAACGGTGGCCAGTGCCTGCCCTTCGAGGCCTCGTACATCTGCGGCTGCCCACCTGGCTTCCACGGCCCCACCTGCCGGCAGGATGTCAATGAATGCATCCAGAACCCCGGGCTCTGCCGCCATGGTGGCACCTGTCACAACGAGGTCGGCTCCTACCGCTGTGCCTGCCGGGCCACCCATGCTGGCCCCCACTGCGAGCTGCCCTACGtgccctgcagcccctcaccCTGCCAGAACGGGGGCACCTGCCGCCCCACGGGGGACACGACCCACGAGTGCGCCTGCCTTCCAG GCTTCACTGGTCAGAACTGCGAGGAAAACGTTGACGACTGTCCAGGAAACAGCTGCAGGAATGGAGGCGCCTGTGTGGACGGTGTGAACACGTACAACTGCCGCTGCCCTCCAGAGTGGACAG GCCAGTATTGCACTGAGGACGTGGACGAGTGCCAGCTCATGCCCAATGCCTGCCAGAACGGCGGCACCTGCCACAACAGCCACGGCGGCTACAACTGCGTGTGCGTCAACGGCTGGACAGGCGAGGACTGCAGCGAGAACATCGATGACTGCGCCAGTGCTGCCTGCTTCCACGGCGCCACCTGCCATGACCGCGTGGCCTCCTTCTATTGCGAGTGCCCCCACGGCCGCACAG GTCTGCTCTGCCACCTCAACGATGCCTGTATCAGCAACCCCTGCAACGAGGGCTCCAACTGCGACACCAACCCCGTCAACGGCAAGGCCATCTGCACCTGCCCCTCTGGGTACACGGGGCCGGCCTGCAGCCAGGACGTGGACGAGTGCTCACTGG GTGCCAACCCCTGTGAGCATGCTGGCAAGTGCCTCAACACTCTGGGCTCCTTCGAGTGCCAGTGTCTGCAGGGCTACACCGGCCCACGCTGCGAGATCGACGTCAACGAGTGCGTCTCCAGCCCGTGTCAGAATGACGCCACCTGCCTGGACCAGATCGGCGAGTTCCAGTGCATCTGCATGCCTG GCTACGAGGGCGTGCACTGCGAGGTGAACACAGATGAGTGTGCCAGCAGCCCCTGCCTCCAGAACGGACGTTGCCTGGACAAAATCAACGAGTTTGTGTGCGAGTGTCCCACCG GCTTCAGCGGGCACCTGTGCCAGTACGACGTGGACGAGTGTGCCAGCACACCCTGCAGGAACGGTGCCAAGTGCCTGGACGGGCCCAACACCTACACCTGCGTGTGCTCGGAAG GCTACACTGGGGCCCACTGTGAGGTGGACATCGACGAGTGCCACCCCGACCCCTGCCACTACGGGTCCTGCCGTGACGGGGTGGCCGCCTTCACCTGCCTGTGCCAGCCAGGCTACACGGGCCACCACTGCGAGACCAACATCAACGAGTGCCACAGCCAGCCCTGCCGCCACGGGGGCACCTGCCAGGACCGCGACAATGCCTACGTCTGCCTCTGTCCAAAGGGGACCACAG GACCCAGCTGTGAGACCAACCTGGATGACTGTGCCAGCAGCCCCTGCGACTCAGGCACGTGTCTGGACAAGCTCGACGGCTATGAGTGCGCGTGCGAGCCAGGCTACACGG GGAGCATGTGCAACATCAACATCGATGAGTGTGCGGCCAGCCCCTGCCACAACGGGGGCACCTGCGAGGATGGTGTCAACAGCTTCACCTGCCGCTGCCCCGAGGGCTACCATGGCCCCACCTGCCTGTCCGAGGTCAACGAGTGCAACAGTAACCCCTGTGTCCACGGGGCCTGCCGGGACAGCCTCAATGG GTACAAATGCGAGTGTGACCCTGGGTGGAGTGGGGCAAACTGCGGTGTCAACAACAACGAGTGTGAGTCCAACCCCTGCGTCAACGGCGGCTCCTGCAGAGACATGACCGGCGGCTACGTGTGCACCTGCCGCGAAGGCTTCAGTG GCCCCAACTGCCAGACCAATATCAACGAATGCGCGTCCAACCCGTGTCTGAACCAGGGCACGTGCATCGATGGGGTGGCTGCATACAAGTGCATCTGCCCGCTGCCCTACACCG GAGCCCTGTGTGAGGTGGTGCTGGCCCCGTGTGCCCCCAGTCCCTGCAGAAACGGTGGCAAGTGCAGGGAGTCTGAAGACTACGAGAGCTTTTCCTGCATCTGCCCCACAGGCTGGCAAG GGCAGACCTGCGAGGTGGACATCAACGAGTGTGTGACGAGCCCATGCCGCAACGGTGCCACCTGCCAGAACGCCAACGGCAGCTATCGCTGCCACTGCCAGGCCGGCTACACTGGGCGCAACTGTGAGGTGGACATCGATGACTGCCGGCCGA aCCCCTGCCACAATGGTGGCTCCTGTACGGACGGCATCAACACAGCCTTCTGCGACTGCCTGCCTGGCTTCCAGGGCCCCTTCTGCGAGGAGGACATCAACGAGTGTGCCAGCAGCCCCTGCCGCCACGGGGGCAACTGCACCGACTGCGTGGACAGCTACACCTGCACCTGCCCCACGGGCTTCAGCGGGATCCACTGTGAGAACAACACACCTGACTGCACGGAAAG CTCCTGCTTCAATGGTGGCACCTGTGTGGATGGCATCAACTCCTTCACCTGCCTGTGTCCACCTGGCTTCACGGGCAGCTACTGCCAGCATGATGTTAATGAGTGTGACTCACGGCCGTGTCTGCATGGTGGCACCTGTCAGGACAGCTATGGAGCCTACAGGTGCACCTGCCCACAGGGCTACACTGGCCTCAACTGCCAG AACCTCGTGCGGTGGTGCGACTCCTCGCCCTGTAAGAATGGTGGCAAATGCTGGCAGACCGACACCCTGTACCGCTGCGAGTGCCCCGGCGGCTGGACCGGCCTCTACTGCGACGTGCCCAGCGTTTCCTGCGAGGAGGCCGCCCGACAGCAGG gcGTCCACGTCACCCGCCTGTGCCGGCACGGAGGGCTCTGTGTGAACGCCAGCAATACACACCACTGCCGCTGCCCAGCAGGCTACGCGGGCAGTTACTGTGAGGACCCAGTAGACGAgtgctcccccagcccctgccagaACGGGGCCACCTGCACTGACTACCCTGGTGGCTACTCCTGCGAG TGCGTGGCTGGCTATCGTGGGGTGAACTGTTCCGAGGAGATCAATGAGTGCCTGTCCCATCCGTGCCAGAACGGGGGCACCTGCATCGACCTCATCAACACCTACAAGTGTTCCTGTCCCCGGGGCACACAGG GCGTGCGCTGTGAGATCGACGTGGATGACTGCGACCCTCCCATCGACCCCGTGTCCCGGGGCCCCCGGTGCTTCAACAGCGGCACCTGTGTGGACCAGCTGGGTGGCTACAGCTGTGCCTGCCCGCCTGGCTTTGTTGGGGAGCGCTGTGAGGGTGACGTGAACGAGTGCCTGTCCAACCCCTGCGACGCCCGTGGCACCCAGAGCTGTGTGCAGCGTGTCAACGACTTCCACTGCGAATGTCGCGCCGGCCACACTG GGCGCCGCTGCGAGTCGGTCATCAACGGCTGCAAAGGCAGGCCCTGCAGGAATGGGGGCACCTGTGCCGTGGCCTCCAACACTGCCCGCGGATTCATCTGCAAGTGCCCAGCG GGCTTCGAGGGTGCCACGTGTGAGAACGACGCCCGTGCCTGCGGCAGCCTGCGATGCCTCAACGGTGGCACCTGCATCTCGGGTCCGCGCAGCCCCACCTGCCTGTGCCTGGGCCCTTTCACGGGCCCCGAGTGCCAGTTCCCAGCCAGCAGCCCCTGCATGGGCGCCAACCCCTGCTACAACCAGGGCAGCTGCGAGCCCACACCCGAGAGCCCCTTCTACCGCTGCCTGTGCCCCGCCAGGTTCAACGGGCTGCTCTGCCACATCCTGGACTACAGCTTTGGGGGCGGCGTGGGCCTGGACATCCCCCCGCCGCAGATCGAGGAGGCCTGCGGGCTCCCCGAGTGCCGTGCGGAGGCGGGTGACAAGGTGTGCAGCCCCCGGTGCAACAACCACGCATGCGGCTGGGATGGTGGCGACTGCTCGCTCGACTTCAACGACCCCTGGCAGAACTGCACGCAGTCGCTGCAGTGCTGGAAGTACTTCAGCAACGGGCGCTGCGACAGCCAGTGCAGCTCGGCCGGCTGCCTCTTCGATGGCTTCGACTGCCAGCGCACGGAAGGCCAGTGCAA CCCCCTGTACGACCAGTACTGCAGGGACCACTTCCGCGACGGGCACTGCGACCAGGGCTGCAACAGCGCCGAGTGCGAGTGGGACGGGCTGGACTGTGCGGAGCACGTGCCCGAGCGGCTGGCGGCTGGCACGCTTGTGCTGGTGGTGCTGACTCCGCCCGAGCAGCTGCGCAACCACTCCCTCCTCTTCCTGCGCGAGCTCAGCCGCCTGCTGCACACCAACGTGGTGTTCAAGCGCGACGCCCACGGCCGGCACATGATCTTCCCCTACTACGGCCGCGAGGAGGAGCTGCGCAAGCACCCCGTCCGGCGCTCCGTGGACGGCTGGGCCGCGCCCGGTGCCCTGCTCGGCCAGGTGAAGGCTGCACTGCTCCCGGGCCTCAGAGGCGGGCGCCGGCGCAGGGAGCTGGACCCCATGGACATCCGTGG GTCCATCGTCTACCTGGAGATCGACAACCGGCAGTGCATCCAGTCGTCCTCACAGTGCTTCCAGAGCACCACAGATGTGGCCGCCTTCCTGGGAGCGCTGGCCTCTCTGGGCAGCCTCAACATCCCCTACAAGATCGAGGCTGTGCAGA GTGAGACGGTGGAGCCCCCGCCAGCCCCGCAGCTGCACTTCATGTACGTGGCCGTGGTCGCCTCCGTGCTGCTCTTCTTCGTGGGCTGCGGCGTGTTGCTCTCCCGCAAGCGCCGGCGGCAGCATGGCCAACTCTGGTTCCCCGAGGGCTTCAAGGTGTCAGAGGCCAGCAAGAAGAAACGGCGGGAGCCCCTGGGCGAGGATTCCGTTGGTCTCAA GCCCCTGAAGAACGCCTCGGATGGAGCCCTCATGGACGACAGCCAGAACGAGTGGGGCGACGAGGGCCTGGACGCCAAGAAGTTCCGG TTTGAGGAGCCAGTGGTTCTACCTGACCTGGATGACCAGACGGACCACCGGCAGTGGACCCAGCAGCACCTGGACGCCGCCGACCTGCGTGTGCCTGCCACGGCCCCCACGCCACCCCAGGGCGAGGCTGACACCGACTGCATGGACGTGAACGTCCGCGGGCCGG ACGGCTTCACACCCCTCATGATCGCCTCCTGCAGCGGAGGGGGCCTGGAGACGGGCAAcagcgaggaggaggaggacgcgCCGGCCGTCATCTCGGACTTCATCTACCAGGGCGCCAGCCTGCACAACCAGACAGACCGCACCGGCGAGACCGCCCTGCACCTGGCTGCCCGCTACTCACGCTCTGATGCCGCCAAACGCCTGCTGGAGGCCAGCGCCGACGCCAACATCCAGGACAACATGGGGCGCACCCCGCTGCATGCGGCCGTCTCTGCCGACGCACAGGGCGTCTTCCAG ATTCTGATCCGGAACCGAGCCACGGACCTGGATGCCCGCATGCATGACGGCACGACGCCGCTGATCCTGGCTGCCCGTCTGGCCGTGGAGGGCATGCTGGAAGACCTCATCAACTCACACGCCGACGTCAATGCCGTGGATGACCTGG GCAAGTCCGCCCTGCACTGGGCTGCTGCCGTGAATAATGTGGAGGCCGCCGTCGTGCTGCTAAAGAACGGGGCCAACAAAGACATGCAGAACAACAAG GAGGAGACGCCCCTGTTCCTGGCTGCCCGGGAGGGCAGCTACGAGACCGCCAAGGTGCTTCTGGACCACTTCGCTAACCGGGACATCACAGACCACATGGACCGCCTGCCTCGTGACATCGCACAGGAGCGCATGCACCACGACATCGTGCGGCTGCTGGACGAGTACAGCCTGGTGCGCAGCCCCCAGCTGCACAGTGCCACCCTAGGGGGTGCACCCACCCTGTCGCCCCCACTCTGCTCCCCCAACGGCTACCTGAGCAACCTCAAGCCGGCCGTGCAGGGCAAGAAGGCCCGCAAGCCCAGCACCAAGGGCCTGGCCTGTGGCAGCAAAGAGGCCAAGGACCTCAAGGCGCGGAGGAAGAAGGCCCAGGACGGCAAGGGCTGCCTGCTGGACACCGCGAGCGTGCTGTCACCCGTGGACTCCCTCGAGTCGCCGCATGGCTACCTATCAGATGTGGCCTCACCacctctcctgccctccccatTCCAGCAGTCCCCGGCTGTGCCCCTCAACCACCTGCCCGGCATGCCTGACGCCCACTTGGGTGTCAGCCACCTGAGTGTAGCAGCCAAGCCCGAGATGGCAGCACTGGGTGGGGGCAGCCGGCTGGCCTTCGAGGTGGGGCCACCGCGCCTCTCCCACCTGCCCGTGGCCTCGAGTACCAGCACAGTCCTGGGTGCCAGCTCTGGGGCCATGAATTTCACCGTGGGTGGGGCCACAGGCTTGAACGGCCAGTGTGAGTGGCTCTCCCGGCTGCAGAATGGTCTGGTACCAAATCAGTACAACCCACTGCGAGGGAGCGTGGCACCGGGCACCCTGGGCTCGCAGGCCCCCACCCTCCAGCATGGCCTGATGGGCCCGCTGCACAGCGGTCTCTCCGCCACTGCCCTGTCCCAGATGATGAGCTATCAGGCCTTGCCCAGTGCACGGCTAGCCACCCAGCCTCACCTGGTGCAGACGCAGCAGGTGCAGGTGCCCCAGCAAAGCCTGCAGCCGCCAAACATCCAGCCCCAGCACAGCCTGCAGACGCAGCCACCCCAGCCGCACCTCGGCGTGAGCTCAGCTGCCAGCGGCCACCTGGGCCGAAGCTTCCTGGGCGGCGAGCCGAGCCAGGCAGATGTGCAGCCCCTGGGCCCCAGTGGCCTGGCAGCGCACACCATCCTGCCACAGGACAACCAGGTCCTGCCCACGTCCCTGCCAACCTCGCTGGCCCCGCCCATGACCACTGCCCAGTTCCTGACGCCGCCCTCGCAGCACAGCTATTCCTCGCCCGTGGACAACACCCCCAGCCACCAGCTGCAGGTGCCCGAGCACCCCTTCCTCACCCCGTCCCCTGAGTCCCCCGACCAGTGGTCCAGCTCCTCACCGCGCTCCAACATCTCTGACTGGTCCGAGGGCATCTCCAGCCCGCCCACCAGCATGCAGTCCCAGACCAGCCACATTCCGGAGGCCTTCAAGTAA